One window from the genome of Serinibacter salmoneus encodes:
- a CDS encoding FtsX-like permease family protein gives MGALFDLGLRLTRAGRSLRFGSVVLGCALSVALVTMAWVLPDAMFPPSPDPLETDPRRAPIASLLALITAPVIALLLAVGRMSAEVRDRRLASLMLLGVSRARTLTVAAVENLLPATVGAVAGIGLFGLLRVLTTALARDALAEPIVGGSRTILVAFGVVVVSTVLALAPIRRLAGGPATASEATVTAPSAWRLVPIPLALGLLGAVFATPTDQVTARTDLALFGAAVASALSIALATPWVISGVAGLLVRAPSVSVLMAARSVQTQGPAIARRVTGLGITSFVVLSAAGYLGIHESDPVTSGYVHQAEQGPQEVWIDAPNGESPLDPGLAAQIEAVAGVQGVWHTGTLRSPCSDGEESCSRVFVGTCRDLALLADVSGCSDAQAAWIRPTNVPRHLAAATSPERGTQAALENTRTGEPITLQVPGTMEQDVLASTQRWPRPEQYDLFVPAALAEELKAIDETHLTVVADQGSRVRFDIIGLAERADASVFVPALPAYEQIATLRVVVWSVAAASIAVAALIFALASIDRARHQRRTRARLVAVGVPARLLRSAQALATGTTLAVSLAVALGLGWASVTALAHTAGESQRMVNWTLLAVATAAISASAGALTLLTLPLTRTAVRAEDLRQE, from the coding sequence ATGGGTGCGCTGTTTGACCTCGGGCTGCGCCTGACTCGCGCCGGCCGTTCCTTGCGGTTCGGCAGCGTCGTCCTGGGCTGCGCCCTCTCCGTGGCACTGGTGACGATGGCGTGGGTTCTACCCGATGCCATGTTCCCGCCCTCGCCCGACCCCCTGGAGACCGATCCGCGGCGTGCGCCGATCGCCTCCTTGCTGGCACTGATCACCGCGCCCGTGATCGCCCTGCTGCTCGCCGTCGGGCGCATGTCAGCCGAGGTGCGCGATCGACGACTGGCCTCCCTGATGCTCCTCGGCGTGAGCAGGGCGCGCACGCTCACGGTCGCCGCCGTGGAGAACCTTCTCCCGGCCACGGTGGGCGCCGTGGCCGGTATCGGACTCTTTGGACTCCTTCGAGTCCTCACGACTGCCCTCGCGCGGGACGCCCTGGCCGAGCCGATCGTCGGTGGCAGTCGGACCATCCTCGTGGCGTTCGGCGTGGTCGTGGTCTCCACCGTGCTCGCGCTCGCGCCCATCCGGCGGCTCGCGGGCGGACCAGCCACGGCCTCGGAGGCGACCGTCACCGCCCCCTCGGCATGGCGGCTCGTGCCGATCCCTCTCGCGCTGGGCCTTCTTGGGGCGGTGTTCGCCACGCCGACCGACCAGGTCACCGCCCGGACGGACCTGGCCCTGTTCGGGGCGGCGGTGGCGTCCGCGCTCTCCATCGCGCTCGCGACGCCCTGGGTGATCTCCGGCGTGGCAGGCCTCCTCGTGCGGGCACCATCGGTGTCGGTCCTGATGGCGGCGCGGAGCGTGCAGACCCAGGGTCCCGCGATCGCGCGGCGCGTGACGGGCCTGGGGATCACGTCGTTCGTGGTGCTCTCCGCTGCCGGCTATCTCGGCATCCATGAATCGGATCCGGTGACGTCCGGATACGTCCACCAGGCCGAACAAGGCCCCCAGGAGGTGTGGATCGACGCGCCGAACGGCGAGAGCCCACTCGATCCGGGCCTGGCCGCGCAGATCGAGGCCGTTGCTGGCGTCCAGGGCGTCTGGCACACCGGGACGCTGCGATCACCGTGCTCGGACGGTGAGGAGTCCTGTTCCCGAGTGTTCGTCGGTACGTGCCGGGACCTGGCCCTCCTCGCCGATGTCTCCGGCTGCTCCGACGCGCAGGCCGCGTGGATCAGGCCGACCAATGTCCCGCGGCACCTCGCTGCGGCCACCTCGCCCGAGCGCGGCACCCAGGCCGCCCTCGAGAACACCCGCACCGGCGAACCCATCACCCTGCAGGTCCCCGGCACGATGGAGCAGGATGTCCTGGCGTCGACGCAGCGCTGGCCTCGACCCGAGCAGTACGACCTCTTCGTTCCCGCCGCGCTCGCCGAGGAACTCAAGGCGATCGACGAGACCCATCTGACCGTGGTAGCCGACCAGGGTTCGCGGGTTCGATTCGACATCATCGGGCTCGCCGAGCGCGCCGACGCCTCGGTCTTCGTCCCCGCCCTGCCTGCCTACGAGCAGATAGCCACCCTCCGCGTCGTGGTGTGGAGCGTGGCCGCAGCCAGCATCGCGGTCGCCGCGCTCATCTTTGCCCTCGCGAGCATCGACCGCGCCCGCCACCAGCGACGGACGCGAGCGCGCCTGGTTGCCGTCGGCGTCCCGGCGCGCCTCCTGCGGTCCGCCCAGGCCTTGGCGACGGGCACGACGCTCGCTGTCTCGCTCGCCGTCGCGCTCGGCCTGGGATGGGCATCCGTCACAGCATTGGCCCACACGGCGGGCGAGAGCCAGCGCATGGTGAACTGGACACTGCTCGCCGTCGCCACGGCGGCCATCTCGGCGTCCGCAGGAGCCCTCACGCTCCTCACCCTCCCCCTGACAAGGACCGCTGTACGCGCCGAGGACCTTCGCCAGGAATAA
- a CDS encoding VIT1/CCC1 transporter family protein, which produces MTTSLLSPGGLSRGVTGAAVTPPQVPTGPGSDPTHNLGPEAPRGPSNARLNWLRAGVLGANDGIVSVAAVVVGVAAVTANPTAIITAGMAALVGGALSMALGEYVSVSSARDSQLAAGTAADDEEISNPWHAGLASALAFVVGALLPFLAVLVVPGAAKIPATVVAVLIALALTGGLGARLGDAPVGRAVVRVLIGGALALGVTFAVGSLFGVVV; this is translated from the coding sequence ATGACGACCTCACTGCTCTCCCCCGGCGGCCTCTCCCGCGGCGTGACCGGCGCCGCAGTGACCCCGCCTCAGGTCCCGACCGGCCCCGGCTCCGACCCCACCCACAACCTCGGCCCCGAGGCTCCCCGTGGCCCCAGCAACGCCCGCCTGAACTGGCTGCGCGCCGGCGTGCTCGGCGCCAACGACGGCATCGTGTCCGTCGCCGCCGTGGTGGTCGGGGTGGCCGCCGTCACGGCGAACCCCACCGCGATCATCACCGCCGGCATGGCCGCCCTGGTCGGCGGCGCGCTGTCCATGGCGCTCGGCGAGTACGTCTCGGTCTCCTCGGCGCGCGACTCCCAGCTCGCGGCCGGCACGGCCGCGGACGACGAGGAGATCTCCAACCCCTGGCACGCAGGCCTCGCCTCCGCGCTGGCGTTCGTGGTCGGCGCCCTGCTGCCGTTCCTCGCGGTCCTGGTGGTGCCCGGCGCCGCGAAGATCCCCGCCACCGTGGTCGCGGTTCTCATCGCCCTGGCGCTCACCGGGGGCCTCGGCGCCCGCCTGGGCGATGCGCCCGTGGGCCGCGCCGTGGTACGCGTCCTCATCGGTGGTGCGCTCGCGCTCGGGGTGACCTTCGCCGTCGGGAGCCTGTTCGGGGTCGTGGTCTGA